A portion of the Bifidobacterium bifidum ATCC 29521 = JCM 1255 = DSM 20456 genome contains these proteins:
- a CDS encoding 3-isopropylmalate dehydrogenase encodes MAKKYTIAVIPGDGIGKEVTPWAQKALEKAAEGVADFEYENFDLGAERYLCDGAILPDEELERIKKTDAILLGAVGDPRIKAGILERGLLLKLRFALDQYVNLRPSKLYKGVTSPLANPGDIDFVVVREGTEGLYCGAGGAVRRDTPAEVATEVSINTAYGVERVVRYAYELAMKRRRHITLVHKKNVLVNAGDMWQRIVDRVGEEYPEVTHDYQHIDAATIFLVSDPSRFDVILTDNLFGDILTDEAGAVVGGVGYSASGCINASNEYPSMFEPIHGSAPDIAGQGKANPTAAILSAAMLLRHLGFDDAAARIDTAVEADIEELGSTVRSTDQVGEDILARL; translated from the coding sequence ATGGCAAAGAAGTATACAATCGCCGTTATCCCCGGCGATGGCATTGGCAAGGAAGTCACCCCCTGGGCTCAGAAGGCGCTGGAAAAGGCCGCTGAGGGAGTGGCTGATTTCGAATACGAGAATTTCGACCTGGGTGCGGAGCGTTATCTGTGTGATGGCGCGATCCTGCCGGACGAGGAGCTGGAGCGCATCAAGAAGACCGATGCGATCCTGCTCGGTGCTGTCGGTGACCCGCGCATCAAGGCCGGCATCCTGGAGCGTGGTCTGCTGCTGAAGCTGCGTTTCGCGCTCGACCAGTACGTGAACCTGCGTCCGTCCAAGCTGTACAAGGGCGTCACCTCGCCGCTCGCAAACCCCGGCGACATCGATTTCGTCGTGGTGCGTGAGGGTACCGAGGGACTGTACTGCGGTGCCGGCGGAGCGGTTCGTCGCGACACTCCTGCCGAGGTCGCCACCGAGGTCTCTATCAACACCGCGTACGGCGTGGAGCGCGTGGTGCGGTACGCCTATGAGCTGGCGATGAAGCGTCGCAGGCACATCACGCTGGTGCACAAGAAGAACGTGCTCGTCAACGCCGGCGACATGTGGCAGCGCATCGTCGACCGTGTCGGCGAAGAGTACCCGGAGGTCACGCACGACTACCAGCACATCGATGCGGCCACGATTTTCCTCGTGTCCGATCCGTCGCGCTTCGACGTGATCCTGACCGACAACCTCTTCGGTGACATCCTCACCGACGAGGCAGGTGCCGTTGTCGGCGGCGTCGGCTATTCCGCGTCCGGCTGCATCAACGCGAGCAACGAGTATCCGTCGATGTTCGAGCCGATTCACGGTTCCGCGCCCGACATCGCCGGTCAGGGCAAGGCGAATCCGACCGCGGCCATCCTGTCGGCCGCGATGCTGCTGCGCCATCTTGGCTTCGACGATGCCGCGGCCCGCATCGACACGGCGGTCGAGGCTGATATCGAGGAGCTGGGCTCCACCGTTCGCTCCACCGATCAGGTCGGCGAGGATATTCTCGCTCGCTTGTAA
- a CDS encoding lipoate--protein ligase family protein has product MYRVNIESRGECKRPGGKLVGVTVACAPDNGHVVGCRVDGDFFVEGDDAAVDRYLRRLNAALLDIVQRDITQCDTPPDDPDTVSYLERIARDEHVSVTGANAETILTALRRALSACGRDAARPASSRLASPASVTAHDARRRATPSAASAVPTSSVTITPAASAPQASRGLTPPTFPGEWHDRWHRLAPKIVVDKPRRPQEQMDVDVQWSREVAAGERPATIRFWQWASPAVVVGRFQSIPDEVHEDVAAKEGFTVVRRCTGGGAMFIEPGNTITYSLYAPRWFAADLDIEESYRLCDMWLIAALRGLGLDVGFSGLNDIASSHGKIGGAAQRRFPPIGSGPGSILHHVTLAYDIDAVKMTRVLNISGEKMSDKAVKSAVKRVDPMRAQTGLSRDGLIARLADCLTQPDGPGAN; this is encoded by the coding sequence GTGTATCGGGTGAATATCGAAAGTCGTGGGGAATGCAAGCGCCCGGGCGGCAAGCTGGTCGGGGTGACAGTGGCGTGCGCGCCGGATAACGGCCACGTCGTCGGCTGTCGCGTGGACGGTGATTTTTTCGTTGAAGGTGACGATGCCGCGGTCGACAGGTATCTGCGCCGTCTGAATGCGGCGCTTCTCGATATAGTGCAGCGTGATATAACACAGTGCGATACGCCGCCCGATGATCCGGATACCGTCTCCTATCTTGAACGCATCGCACGCGATGAGCATGTATCCGTTACCGGCGCGAATGCGGAAACGATACTGACCGCGTTGCGCCGCGCGCTGTCGGCTTGCGGCCGGGACGCCGCGCGACCGGCATCCTCGCGCCTCGCTTCGCCCGCCTCCGTGACGGCGCATGACGCGCGCAGGCGTGCAACGCCGTCCGCCGCATCGGCTGTTCCGACCTCGTCTGTCACAATTACGCCGGCGGCCTCGGCGCCTCAAGCGTCCCGCGGTCTCACACCGCCGACATTCCCCGGCGAGTGGCACGACCGCTGGCATCGGCTCGCGCCGAAAATCGTCGTGGACAAGCCCCGCAGGCCGCAGGAACAGATGGATGTCGACGTGCAATGGTCCCGTGAGGTGGCCGCGGGGGAGCGCCCTGCCACTATCCGGTTCTGGCAGTGGGCGTCCCCGGCCGTGGTGGTCGGCCGGTTCCAGTCGATTCCGGACGAAGTGCACGAAGATGTCGCCGCGAAGGAGGGTTTCACGGTCGTACGGCGCTGCACGGGCGGCGGCGCGATGTTCATCGAGCCCGGCAACACGATCACGTACTCGCTGTACGCGCCGCGCTGGTTCGCCGCGGACCTGGACATCGAGGAATCGTACCGTCTGTGCGACATGTGGCTGATCGCCGCGCTGCGTGGCCTCGGCCTCGACGTCGGCTTCTCCGGTCTCAACGACATCGCCTCCAGCCATGGCAAGATCGGCGGCGCGGCCCAGCGCAGGTTCCCGCCCATCGGCTCCGGCCCCGGTTCGATACTCCACCACGTGACGCTCGCCTACGATATCGATGCCGTGAAGATGACCCGCGTGCTGAACATCTCCGGAGAGAAGATGTCCGACAAGGCCGTGAAATCGGCCGTGAAGCGAGTGGACCCGATGCGGGCCCAGACCGGTCTGAGCCGCGACGGGCTGATTGCGCGTCTGGCGGACTGTCTGACGCAACCGGACGGTCCCGGTGCAAACTAG
- a CDS encoding Crp/Fnr family transcriptional regulator, whose protein sequence is MRAIGPNSFPEEDNELLHTPLFKQVSPEQANELIPYLHEAVFDKGDYIFREGDRDHRMYLLERGRVKLIRESKDRRVQLLSIHAHGELLGEIPVFDPSGGPRTATAVAMTHGTHVAWLEHDALFAWLNEHPRVAIDMLQVLANRMRGNNERISDLVFMDVPARLAKTLLNLGARFGEPVEAGLKVPHDLTQEELAQLVGSSRETVNKALMDFANRRWIAREGRSIIIYQPGMLIRRSQR, encoded by the coding sequence ATGAGGGCAATCGGGCCGAATTCGTTCCCCGAAGAGGACAACGAGCTGTTGCATACGCCGTTGTTCAAACAGGTGTCGCCGGAGCAGGCCAATGAGCTGATTCCCTACCTGCACGAGGCCGTATTCGACAAGGGCGACTATATCTTCCGCGAGGGCGACAGGGACCACCGCATGTATCTGCTGGAGCGCGGCCGCGTCAAGCTGATCCGCGAATCCAAGGACAGGCGCGTGCAGCTGCTGTCGATCCACGCGCACGGCGAACTGCTCGGCGAGATTCCCGTATTCGACCCGTCCGGCGGCCCCCGTACCGCCACGGCCGTGGCGATGACCCACGGCACGCACGTGGCATGGCTGGAGCATGACGCGTTGTTCGCGTGGCTCAACGAGCACCCGCGCGTCGCCATCGACATGCTGCAGGTGCTGGCGAATCGCATGCGCGGCAACAACGAGCGCATATCCGACCTTGTGTTCATGGATGTGCCCGCCCGCCTGGCGAAGACACTGCTCAACCTCGGCGCGCGGTTCGGCGAGCCGGTGGAAGCCGGGCTGAAGGTGCCGCATGACCTGACGCAGGAGGAGCTCGCCCAGTTGGTCGGTTCTTCGCGCGAGACGGTGAACAAGGCGCTGATGGATTTCGCGAACCGTCGGTGGATCGCGCGCGAGGGCCGGTCGATCATCATCTACCAGCCGGGCATGCTGATTCGGCGCTCGCAACGGTGA
- a CDS encoding transglycosylase domain-containing protein produces the protein MPKKKSLTAKCVLSLFLAYVLLCLAGGVVTSAFFLPAVFASNNVVRAIVPSLQVEGIDFNVTDLPQQSRLYASDGTTQIGTFYAQNRIVVPLKKISKPMRQAVVSREDRRFFRHAGVDIQGVMRAFVATYVKKGATQGGSSLTQQYVKNVLLLQAQEDNDPIAEYHASEETVARKLREMLIAVQMEKTYSKLEILQGYLNIAQFGRGIYGVEMAARRYFSTTADKLDIVQAATIAAITKNPAAFDPSVESNQKASQRERNIVLDLMYQEEYISQKQRDEAKAKPLKDTLKLQDAQAGCSASGDAAFFCDYVTKKILNSKEFGKTIEERKKLLYEGGLDIYTTMDVNANSAAMKAARAAIPADDASKMEVMMAAIKPGTGEVLGFGINKIYDTSPEANNDPARTAMNFAVDQIDGGGSGFPVGSTWKPINLVAWMRKGHSINEVLPAPGVVNLYRDIPGFRGVNTWDVKNSGGTPGYAESPLDGLVNSHNTTQAAMAKVIGLEPIAQAAEDIGFHQASKQKMNMHLKDDTANGGAYQAPLIIGGTVSAAPLTMANVYATIAAKGVECTPIAIKKVTDATGAELDVPKANCHQAVDPDIAETVAYAMNQGVVRPNGQARTAQLANNRKTFAKTGTNENTYMLTGGFVPQIAAFVAVGNADGNSDFDNKTINGVYHRTWFGSYIATPTWKNFMDTYLTAINAPNVDYGTPSSKYAATSNSTSKSSRSSTSTTDGTTSGTGGTGDTSGQYTQTQNDTTTGGNQTEGGQTTGGQ, from the coding sequence ATGCCCAAGAAGAAATCCCTGACCGCAAAATGTGTGTTGTCGCTGTTCCTCGCGTATGTGCTGCTCTGTCTCGCCGGAGGCGTCGTCACCAGCGCGTTCTTCCTTCCCGCCGTGTTCGCATCGAACAACGTGGTGCGTGCCATCGTGCCGTCGCTGCAGGTGGAGGGCATCGATTTCAACGTGACCGACCTGCCGCAGCAGTCGCGTCTGTATGCGTCGGACGGTACGACGCAGATCGGTACGTTCTATGCGCAGAACCGTATCGTCGTGCCATTGAAGAAGATTTCCAAGCCGATGCGCCAGGCGGTGGTCTCGCGTGAGGACCGTCGTTTCTTCCGGCATGCCGGCGTGGATATCCAGGGCGTGATGCGTGCGTTCGTGGCGACCTACGTGAAGAAGGGCGCCACTCAGGGCGGTTCCTCGCTGACCCAGCAGTACGTCAAGAACGTGCTGCTGCTGCAGGCGCAGGAGGACAACGATCCGATCGCCGAATACCATGCATCCGAGGAGACCGTGGCGCGTAAGCTGCGCGAAATGCTCATCGCCGTGCAGATGGAGAAGACGTATTCGAAACTGGAGATTCTGCAGGGCTATCTCAACATCGCGCAGTTCGGCCGTGGCATTTACGGCGTGGAAATGGCCGCGCGACGATACTTCAGCACCACGGCTGACAAGCTTGACATCGTGCAGGCGGCCACCATCGCCGCAATCACGAAGAACCCGGCGGCCTTCGACCCTTCGGTGGAGAGCAACCAGAAGGCCTCCCAGAGGGAGCGCAACATCGTGCTTGACCTGATGTATCAGGAAGAGTACATCAGCCAAAAGCAGCGTGACGAGGCCAAGGCGAAGCCGCTGAAGGACACGCTGAAACTGCAGGATGCGCAGGCGGGGTGCAGCGCGTCCGGCGACGCGGCGTTCTTCTGCGACTACGTCACCAAGAAGATCCTCAACTCGAAGGAGTTCGGCAAGACCATCGAAGAGCGCAAGAAGCTGCTGTATGAGGGCGGCCTCGACATCTACACGACGATGGACGTCAATGCGAACTCTGCGGCGATGAAGGCCGCGCGTGCGGCCATCCCGGCGGACGACGCGAGCAAGATGGAAGTGATGATGGCGGCCATCAAGCCCGGCACCGGCGAGGTGCTTGGCTTCGGCATCAACAAGATATACGACACGTCGCCGGAAGCGAACAACGATCCGGCCAGAACCGCCATGAACTTCGCCGTGGACCAGATAGACGGCGGCGGTAGCGGCTTCCCGGTCGGCTCCACATGGAAGCCGATCAACCTGGTGGCCTGGATGCGCAAGGGGCACTCGATCAACGAGGTGCTGCCGGCTCCGGGCGTCGTGAACCTATACCGTGACATTCCCGGCTTCCGCGGCGTCAATACCTGGGACGTGAAGAACTCCGGCGGCACGCCCGGATACGCGGAATCCCCGCTCGACGGTCTGGTCAACTCGCACAACACCACGCAGGCCGCCATGGCGAAGGTCATCGGCCTCGAACCCATCGCGCAGGCCGCCGAGGACATAGGCTTCCATCAGGCGTCCAAGCAGAAGATGAACATGCATCTGAAGGACGACACCGCGAACGGCGGCGCCTATCAGGCCCCGCTGATCATCGGTGGTACGGTGTCCGCCGCGCCGCTGACCATGGCGAACGTGTACGCGACCATCGCCGCGAAGGGAGTCGAATGCACGCCCATCGCCATCAAGAAGGTCACCGACGCCACCGGTGCCGAGCTTGACGTGCCCAAGGCGAACTGCCATCAGGCCGTCGACCCGGATATCGCCGAAACCGTCGCCTACGCGATGAACCAGGGTGTCGTGCGCCCCAACGGCCAGGCGAGGACCGCCCAGCTCGCCAACAACCGCAAGACGTTCGCCAAGACCGGTACCAACGAGAACACGTACATGCTGACAGGCGGATTCGTGCCGCAGATCGCCGCGTTCGTCGCCGTGGGCAACGCCGACGGCAACAGCGACTTCGACAACAAGACCATTAACGGCGTATACCACCGCACATGGTTCGGTTCCTATATCGCGACCCCGACGTGGAAGAACTTCATGGACACGTATCTCACCGCGATCAATGCGCCCAACGTCGATTACGGCACGCCGTCAAGCAAGTACGCGGCGACCTCGAATTCGACCTCGAAATCGTCAAGGTCGAGTACCAGCACGACAGACGGGACGACCAGCGGAACCGGCGGAACGGGCGATACCAGCGGCCAGTACACGCAGACGCAGAACGACACGACCACCGGCGGCAATCAGACCGAGGGCGGCCAGACCACCGGCGGGCAGTGA
- a CDS encoding NADH:flavin oxidoreductase/NADH oxidase: MNAEGKKKAKGGKGGVQLFQPMTLRGVTMRNRIWLPPMDTYSAVAQDGKPTPFHYQHYVSRAMGGFGMIIAEATAVTADGRISPRDVGLWNDDQVAAWHWIVDGIKQAGAVAAVQLNHAGRKGSTGCFGVGFEGKSVPEDAGGWRTVAPSPIAYRGLTDPRALSVEEIHGLVSAFRDAAQRAVWAGFEAIEIHAAHGYLISQFLDPLCNERADEYGGDIHGRMRFLLEVADAIREVIPDTVPLLVRISATDWAAGGWDLDQTVDTACVLKQHGVDLMDVSTGGIIADVSIPVKANYQVPFSDQVRERAAIPTTAVGLITKPKQAEKILRAGQADAVEIGRAALRDPYWPLRAAAKLGVPVSKTPYQPQYIRGAFPED, from the coding sequence ATGAACGCTGAGGGGAAGAAGAAGGCCAAGGGCGGCAAAGGGGGAGTGCAGCTGTTCCAGCCGATGACGTTGCGCGGCGTTACCATGCGCAACCGCATCTGGCTGCCGCCGATGGACACGTATTCAGCGGTGGCGCAGGACGGCAAGCCCACGCCGTTCCATTACCAGCATTATGTGTCCCGCGCGATGGGCGGATTCGGCATGATCATCGCCGAGGCCACCGCGGTGACGGCCGACGGGCGTATCTCGCCGCGCGATGTGGGACTGTGGAACGACGATCAGGTCGCCGCCTGGCATTGGATCGTCGACGGCATCAAGCAGGCCGGCGCGGTGGCGGCCGTGCAGCTCAACCATGCCGGACGCAAGGGGTCGACCGGCTGCTTCGGCGTCGGTTTCGAGGGGAAGAGTGTGCCCGAGGATGCCGGCGGATGGCGTACGGTCGCGCCGAGCCCGATCGCGTACCGTGGGCTCACCGATCCGCGCGCGTTGAGCGTCGAGGAGATTCACGGTCTGGTTTCGGCGTTCCGGGATGCCGCGCAGCGTGCGGTGTGGGCCGGTTTCGAGGCGATTGAGATTCATGCGGCGCATGGGTATCTGATCTCGCAGTTCCTTGACCCGCTGTGCAACGAGCGCGCGGACGAGTACGGCGGCGATATCCACGGCCGCATGCGGTTCCTGCTGGAGGTCGCCGATGCGATTCGCGAGGTGATTCCCGACACGGTGCCGCTGCTGGTGCGCATTTCGGCCACGGACTGGGCCGCGGGCGGCTGGGATCTCGATCAGACGGTCGATACCGCGTGCGTGCTGAAGCAGCACGGCGTGGACCTGATGGATGTGTCCACCGGCGGCATCATCGCCGACGTGAGCATTCCGGTCAAGGCCAACTACCAGGTGCCGTTCTCCGATCAGGTGCGCGAACGCGCCGCAATACCGACCACCGCCGTCGGCCTGATCACCAAGCCGAAGCAGGCGGAGAAGATTCTGCGTGCGGGGCAGGCCGATGCGGTCGAGATCGGCCGTGCCGCGCTGCGTGACCCGTACTGGCCGCTGCGCGCCGCCGCCAAGCTCGGCGTGCCCGTCTCCAAGACACCCTACCAGCCGCAGTACATCCGCGGCGCCTTCCCTGAGGACTGA